One genomic region from Shewanella aestuarii encodes:
- the glnE gene encoding bifunctional [glutamate--ammonia ligase]-adenylyl-L-tyrosine phosphorylase/[glutamate--ammonia-ligase] adenylyltransferase → MPSQSNKVLSAQIQHTAESYWSRLVDLWPEAVHVLTAVQQAELKTIMGLSDYIAEQLCRHPQWIVELFSGLLNEVVRTDFDKELHEILMDLTSEDAVKSALRQYRNKQMVRLAWRDFANYSKLEEALIDLSSLAEALVIAGRDWLYQDACKQLGTPTDAEGKPQPLLILGMGKLGGRELNFSSDIDLIFTFPEHGETVGGRRAIDNQQFFIRMGQRLVNLLDQVTVDGFVFRVDMRLRPYGESGPLVVSFAGLEDYYQEQGRDWERYAMVKARVLGPWTQHCDDLHDLLRPFVYRRYIDFSAIESLRKMKQMIAQEVRRRQLTDNIKLGAGGIREVEFVVQSFQLIRGGREPALRQQSLFGAIDTLYSLGQLEYLAVDELKHSYVLLRRVENLLQAIADKQTQTLPSADLDWQRLCYSLNMANETDLRTHIEAAMAKIHAHFNATVGGGDSHEHSDHWTSLFWNLQQDEHADSLLQEQQIEDTELWPLISEWRATVAKRSIGPRGRETLDKLMPKLLEELMTQAKPSAAFKPVSKVLDKILTRTTYLELLCENPGARQQLVSLCCASPWIAKELANFPMLLDELIDPAQLYDITSIDDYPSELRQYLLRVPEDDMEQQMEALRQFKLSQQLKIAAADVTGVLPVMQVSDHLTFLAEAIIEQVVLQAWHQIAQRHGVPQGTSTSNMGFAVIGYGKLGGIELGYGSDLDLVFLHGSQQTGVTDGDRPIDAGHFYLKLAQRIVHLFATRTTSGELYEVDMRLRPSGASGLLVSEIERFGEYQLTEAWTWEHQALVRARFVFGDHELAHRFSELRAQILQVERDKNELAKAVRDMRIKMRDHLLKVGEGIFDLKQSAGGIADIEFIAQFMVLAYANEHQELTIWSDNVRIFEVLADLEILPVMEAQHLTQTYCWLRDQNHELTLQQLSGQLSFDIVKDKTDSVIEIYRHILEVEY, encoded by the coding sequence ATGCCATCTCAAAGTAACAAGGTTTTATCTGCACAAATCCAACACACCGCAGAAAGTTACTGGTCAAGATTAGTCGACCTCTGGCCTGAGGCCGTTCACGTATTAACTGCGGTGCAACAAGCTGAGTTAAAAACCATAATGGGGTTAAGCGATTACATCGCTGAACAGCTTTGTCGTCATCCTCAGTGGATTGTTGAGTTATTTTCTGGCTTATTAAATGAAGTGGTCCGCACTGACTTTGACAAAGAACTGCATGAAATATTGATGGATTTAACCAGCGAAGATGCAGTGAAATCAGCACTTAGGCAATACCGTAACAAGCAAATGGTGCGTTTAGCATGGCGAGATTTTGCCAATTACTCCAAGCTTGAAGAAGCCTTGATTGATTTATCGTCTTTGGCTGAAGCCTTGGTTATTGCAGGCCGAGATTGGCTATATCAAGATGCCTGTAAGCAATTGGGTACCCCAACTGATGCTGAAGGCAAACCGCAGCCTTTATTAATTTTAGGTATGGGTAAGTTAGGCGGTCGTGAACTTAACTTTTCATCGGATATTGATTTAATTTTTACCTTTCCTGAGCATGGTGAAACTGTTGGCGGCCGCCGTGCTATTGATAACCAGCAGTTTTTTATTCGCATGGGACAACGTTTAGTTAACCTGCTTGACCAAGTGACTGTCGATGGTTTTGTTTTTCGGGTGGATATGCGTTTACGTCCCTATGGCGAAAGCGGACCGTTAGTTGTCAGTTTTGCCGGTCTTGAAGATTATTACCAAGAACAAGGTCGTGACTGGGAGCGATATGCCATGGTCAAAGCGCGTGTGTTAGGGCCATGGACTCAACACTGTGATGACTTGCACGATTTATTGCGCCCTTTTGTTTACCGTCGTTATATCGATTTTTCTGCCATCGAATCATTGCGTAAAATGAAGCAAATGATCGCGCAAGAAGTACGTCGCCGCCAACTAACCGACAATATCAAACTGGGTGCTGGTGGTATTCGCGAGGTTGAGTTCGTTGTGCAAAGTTTTCAGCTTATTCGTGGTGGGCGCGAGCCTGCATTACGTCAGCAGAGTTTATTTGGTGCTATCGATACCTTATACAGCTTAGGTCAATTAGAGTATTTGGCGGTCGATGAGCTAAAGCACTCTTATGTGCTGTTGCGCCGAGTTGAAAACTTATTGCAAGCCATTGCTGACAAGCAAACTCAAACGCTGCCTTCGGCTGATTTAGACTGGCAGCGCTTATGTTACAGCTTAAATATGGCCAATGAGACTGATTTACGAACTCATATTGAAGCGGCAATGGCCAAGATTCATGCGCACTTTAATGCCACTGTCGGTGGTGGAGATTCCCATGAGCATAGCGATCACTGGACAAGTTTATTTTGGAATCTGCAACAAGATGAGCATGCGGATAGTCTATTGCAAGAGCAGCAAATAGAAGATACCGAGCTATGGCCGCTAATTAGCGAGTGGCGAGCGACGGTTGCTAAGCGCTCCATTGGCCCGCGTGGGCGTGAAACCCTCGATAAACTGATGCCTAAGCTACTTGAAGAGTTAATGACTCAAGCTAAGCCAAGTGCCGCATTTAAGCCTGTGTCAAAGGTGTTAGACAAAATATTAACCCGCACAACCTACCTTGAATTACTGTGTGAAAACCCAGGTGCACGTCAGCAATTAGTGAGCCTATGTTGTGCCAGCCCGTGGATTGCCAAAGAACTGGCTAACTTCCCGATGTTACTCGATGAGCTAATTGATCCTGCTCAGCTTTATGACATTACCTCCATTGATGATTACCCCAGTGAGCTGCGTCAATATTTACTGCGGGTGCCTGAAGATGATATGGAGCAGCAAATGGAAGCTTTGCGGCAGTTTAAACTGTCGCAGCAGCTTAAAATTGCCGCAGCCGATGTCACTGGGGTATTGCCTGTTATGCAGGTGAGTGATCATTTAACCTTTTTAGCGGAAGCCATTATTGAGCAAGTGGTGTTGCAGGCATGGCATCAAATTGCACAACGCCATGGCGTGCCCCAAGGCACTAGCACTAGCAATATGGGCTTTGCAGTGATTGGTTACGGTAAACTTGGCGGAATAGAGTTAGGTTATGGCTCTGACTTAGACTTAGTTTTTTTACATGGTAGTCAGCAAACCGGTGTCACAGATGGCGATCGTCCTATTGATGCTGGTCACTTCTATTTGAAACTAGCGCAGCGAATTGTGCATTTATTTGCCACTCGGACAACCTCAGGTGAGTTATATGAAGTGGATATGCGCCTAAGACCTTCCGGGGCATCAGGCTTATTAGTCAGTGAAATTGAACGTTTTGGTGAGTATCAATTGACTGAGGCCTGGACATGGGAACATCAGGCGTTGGTGCGTGCTCGTTTTGTGTTTGGCGATCACGAGTTAGCTCATCGATTTAGTGAATTGCGCGCTCAAATTTTACAGGTGGAACGTGACAAGAATGAACTTGCAAAAGCGGTGCGAGACATGCGGATTAAAATGCGTGACCACTTACTGAAGGTGGGGGAAGGCATATTTGATCTTAAGCAAAGCGCTGGTGGCATTGCCGATATTGAATTTATTGCTCAGTTTATGGTGCTGGCCTATGCCAATGAGCATCAAGAACTGACAATTTGGTCTGACAATGTTCGTATTTTTGAGGTGTTAGCCGATTTAGAGATCTTGCCGGTAATGGAAGCGCAGCATCTAACACAAACCTATTGTTGGCTTAGAGATCAAAATCATGAGTTAACTTTACAACAACTAAGTGGTCAATTAAGTTTTGATATTGTTAAAGATAAAACCGATTCTGTGATTGAAATTTATCGACATATACTTGAAGTTGAGTATTAA
- a CDS encoding sensor domain-containing diguanylate cyclase: MLCAPTPDNEESRLQTLHNLSILDTPAEERFDRITRLAKRLFNVPICLVSLIDRDRQWFKSCQGLGVQETGRDISFCGHAILQSDVFVVEDTFTDPRFADNPLVVQAPHIRFYAGFPLSMPNGERLGTLCIIDEAPRVFSEQDRLSLTDFGRLVENELLVIQQISLDSLTNLSNRRGFEMLATQTIANSDRLGLNTSLMVFDLDYFKDINDQYGHSEGDKALQAFAALLLDGFRESDVIARFAGDEFIVLLSHESELDAAPVVARFTDLVNRYNQQSDADYDIAFSTGVATREANSDLSLNEFFARADKAMFLVKAEHHKS, from the coding sequence ATGCTGTGCGCGCCCACTCCTGACAATGAAGAAAGTCGCTTACAAACATTACATAATTTAAGCATATTAGATACGCCCGCCGAAGAGCGGTTTGACAGAATCACTCGTTTAGCGAAACGTTTGTTTAATGTGCCTATTTGTTTGGTGAGCTTAATTGATCGTGATCGGCAGTGGTTTAAGTCTTGCCAAGGCTTAGGTGTTCAAGAAACTGGTCGTGATATTTCGTTTTGTGGTCATGCTATTTTGCAATCAGATGTCTTTGTGGTGGAAGACACTTTTACTGATCCGCGTTTTGCTGATAATCCGCTAGTTGTTCAAGCCCCTCATATTCGTTTTTATGCTGGTTTTCCGTTATCCATGCCTAATGGAGAAAGGCTAGGTACGCTTTGTATTATTGATGAAGCCCCCAGAGTTTTTTCCGAACAAGATAGATTGTCATTAACTGATTTTGGTCGCTTGGTTGAAAATGAGTTATTAGTGATTCAACAAATATCACTTGATTCATTAACCAATCTTTCTAATCGCCGTGGTTTTGAAATGTTGGCCACGCAAACTATCGCCAATAGCGATCGTTTAGGGTTGAACACCAGTTTGATGGTTTTTGATCTAGATTACTTTAAAGACATTAACGATCAATATGGTCACAGTGAGGGTGATAAAGCTTTGCAAGCATTTGCAGCACTTTTACTTGATGGGTTTCGTGAGTCGGATGTTATCGCCCGCTTTGCTGGTGATGAGTTTATCGTGTTACTCAGTCATGAGTCTGAACTTGATGCAGCGCCAGTTGTGGCGCGCTTTACGGATTTGGTTAATCGCTATAATCAGCAAAGTGATGCTGACTACGATATTGCTTTTAGTACCGGTGTTGCGACCCGTGAGGCAAATAGCGATTTATCTTTAAATGAGTTCTTTGCGCGGGCTGACAAGGCCATGTTTCTTGTAAAAGCTGAGCATCATAAGTCTTAA
- a CDS encoding DUF3081 family protein, whose protein sequence is MKNEIDIHRALNVFNSITSLGEKQTNHYSASYQLCGIEAETDFDGYTITLRDAQVTLTIYFHNKYQFDYPNNDALDNFLRRFADVENVAKKRKA, encoded by the coding sequence ATGAAAAACGAAATAGATATCCATCGAGCGTTAAACGTATTTAATAGCATTACCTCATTAGGGGAAAAACAAACCAATCACTATAGTGCCAGTTATCAGTTGTGTGGGATTGAAGCGGAAACAGATTTTGATGGTTATACCATCACATTGAGGGATGCCCAAGTTACCTTAACGATTTATTTTCATAACAAATATCAATTTGATTATCCTAATAATGACGCTTTAGATAATTTTTTGCGTCGTTTTGCTGATGTAGAAAATGTTGCCAAGAAGCGTAAAGCCTAA
- a CDS encoding polymer-forming cytoskeletal protein, whose protein sequence is MNNKTKGITYIGAEMALSGEMTIHAPASIAGKVQGVIRSSDQVKIELGGEIDGEVYCQELRVSGTLKGKLFCNKLVIVSSGVVEADVSSHDMEIYDGGQFIGMRTKGPDASVLPAASAALIAKEHQQVARVSTTSGVEQSAQAARNAKVQSSSVATQPPSNNAKGTANKMIYAVAGVAVAVGVIWQSGVLSDTSSAKVSSSEPALFSQERQFEPTPSVTEKNAAKLLKDVQDEHYLLEQQEELTNAGLADVDTAMEDLHSMEASHELLAETDIVSEAIAEPSDEATVSQTNNLD, encoded by the coding sequence ATGAATAATAAAACCAAGGGTATAACCTATATTGGCGCTGAAATGGCATTGAGTGGTGAAATGACTATTCATGCACCTGCTAGCATTGCAGGTAAAGTGCAAGGGGTTATTCGTTCAAGCGATCAGGTAAAAATTGAACTTGGTGGTGAAATCGATGGTGAAGTTTATTGCCAAGAGTTACGGGTTAGCGGCACTCTAAAAGGTAAGCTGTTTTGTAATAAGTTGGTTATTGTAAGCTCTGGTGTGGTTGAGGCCGATGTGTCCAGTCACGATATGGAGATTTATGATGGCGGCCAATTTATTGGTATGCGCACAAAAGGCCCAGATGCATCAGTATTACCTGCTGCAAGCGCTGCGTTGATAGCAAAAGAGCATCAACAAGTTGCCAGGGTGTCGACCACTTCTGGTGTTGAGCAATCAGCTCAAGCCGCTAGAAATGCTAAGGTTCAGTCCTCGTCTGTGGCAACTCAGCCACCATCAAATAATGCCAAAGGCACTGCAAATAAAATGATTTATGCAGTAGCGGGTGTTGCTGTTGCTGTAGGGGTGATTTGGCAATCAGGTGTATTAAGTGACACGTCTTCTGCGAAAGTATCAAGCAGTGAACCGGCACTTTTTTCTCAGGAACGTCAATTTGAACCAACCCCAAGTGTCACTGAGAAAAATGCGGCTAAATTACTCAAGGATGTTCAAGATGAGCACTATTTACTCGAACAACAAGAAGAGCTAACCAATGCCGGTTTAGCTGATGTTGATACCGCTATGGAAGATTTACATTCTATGGAAGCATCTCATGAGTTATTAGCGGAAACCGATATTGTTAGCGAGGCTATCGCTGAGCCCTCTGATGAAGCAACAGTATCACAAACCAATAATCTGGATTAA